CGATCAATTGATCGAGCGACGCCAACTGTTCGAGGAGCTGCGCTGCGCGAAGGAGCGCGCCGATGAAGCCAACCGCGCCAAAAGCACATTCCTGGCAACCATGAGCCATGAGATCCGCACGCCGATGAATGCGGTCATCGGCATGCTCGAACTGACGCTGAAGCGCATTGAGAGCAACCATCCAGATCGTCCGGCCATTGACGTGGCCTACAACTCGGCCAGGGACCTGCTGGAACTGATCGGCGACATTCTCGACATTGCCCGGATCGAATCCGGGCGTCTGAGCCTGAGCCCGGAAAGGGTGAATCCGAGTGAAATCGTGGGGTCGGTCGTTCGGATCTTCGAGGGTCTGGCTCGTCAGAAAAACCTTGAACTGCTGCTGGAACTCAACCCGGCCAATCCGGCGATCGATGTCCTGCTGGACCCGATGCGTTTCAAACAGGTGTTGTCGAACCTGGTCAGCAACGCTATCAAATTCACGGAACAGGGCCAGGTCAGGATCACCGTCGAATTGCTTGCGACGCCTGAACCCGAGCAAGTCCGGATGCTGTTGCAGGTTGAGGACAGCGGCATCGGGATCAGCGAACAGGATCAACGGCGACTGTTCGAACCCTTCGCCCAGGCCAATGGCACTGGGCAGTCAGGCAGAGGCGGCGCCGGCCTGGGTCTGGTGATCAGTCGGAGCCTGTGCGAAATGATGGGCGGCAGCCTGCGATTGGATAGCCAACCGGGAGTCGGCACGCAGGTCCAGGTTTCTCTGCTGCTGTCCACCCTGCCACTCGAGCAGATGTCGAAAACCACCGAAACACCGATCCACACGTCCACGGCCCCCTTGAACGTGCTGGTGATTGACGATCACCCGGCCAATCGCTTGTTGATGTGCCAACAGCTGGAGTTTCTGGGGCATCGATTCAGCGTTGCCGAGGATGGCGAAGCAGGGTTCGAAGCGTGGAAATCAGGGCTGTTCGATCTGGTGATCGTCGACTGCAACATGCCGGTCATGAATGGCTATGAACTCACTCACGCCATCCGCGACCATGAACAGCAATCCGATCGTTCCCCGTGCACCGTTCTGGGTTTTACCGCCAACGCACAACCGGAAGAGCGACAGCACTGCAAACAAGCAGGAATGGATGACTGCCTGTTCAAGCCGCTGACGCTGTCCGCGTTGAGTCAATGGATCGCAGAGATCGAACCGACCAATCGCTCTCCCGCTTTCAGCCTGAAAGGGCTGCACTTGTTGACGGGAGGTAACCCGGCAATGGACCTGCGACTGTTGACCGAACTGCTCAGCAGCAACCGTCTGGACCGACAGGCGCTGCAGGCGTTATCCCGGTCAAATGACCCGCAGTCGTTTCTTGATATCGCTCACAAAATCAAGGGCGCAGCCCGAATTGTCCAGGCCACCCGCTTGATCGACCGCTGCGAAGCGCTCGAACGGGTCTGCCATGAAGTTTTTCATCATGACAACGTCGCCGAATGCAGGAAGGCCATCGAAGGCGCGATGCTCGAACTGGAGCAGTCATTACTGCAACAAATTGGTCAAAACGACAAAAGCAGAATGATGGAGCCTTAACTATGCTTTGTCGCTGAGCAGTGTGTTAAACCGCATGGAGTGACCTGCAATGCCCAGCCCACTGCGCCCGGACCAACGCCGGTTTCCGTTGCACGTGCATATCAGTGTGATGTTTACCCTGCTGTTGCTCCTGACCGGCGTGGTGCTGGGCATTTTCAACTATCGGCAAACCACGCAGATCATTCTTTCCAGCAGTGAAAAGCTCTTCGAGCGCATCGAGCAGGACGTCCGGCTGGACCTGCACGCCACCTATGAGCCCATCCATCATCTGTTGAGCCTGCTGGTATACAACCCGGCGGCGCAGGCTACGAGCCTGGAACAACGCCTGGCGCTGCTCGGCCCTTTCAGCCAGTCGCTCAAGGACAACCCTGATCTGGCCTCGCTGTACCTGGGCTACGATAACGGGGATTTCTTCATGGTTCGCCCCTTGCGAACCGCCGCCCTGAAAACCCTGCTCAACGCCCCGGGCAATGCGGTGTATCAAGTGTGGAGCATCGAGCGAAACGGCGGCCCGGTGCATTCCCAGTCACTGTTTTTCGATCAGGACCTGAACCTCGTCAGTCGGCAGGACAACCCCGACGACACCTACGATCCGCGAACACGTAACTGGTTTTCCAATGCCCGCCGCGACAGCGATCAGATCATCACCGAACCCTACCTCTTTTTCTCCACTCATAACGTCGGCACCACCCTGGCCCGCCGCAGCGGTGCTCACGCAATCCTGGGCGCGGACCTGACGCTGGCAGAACTGTCCGCGACGCTGGCCAAACATGTCGTCACCCCCAGTACCGAAATCGTCCTGTTCGATGCCGAAGGCAATGCCATCGCTTACCCCGACAGCAGCAAGCTGATCGTCGACGACCAGACCGCCCGCCTGAGCAAGGCCGCCGACCTGAGCCCCGGCCTCGGCGCATTGCTGAACAATCCGCCAACAGGCAATCGGCTGAAAGCCGCTGGCCGTCAATGGATCGTTGCCCGCAGCCGCATGCAGGAGGGTGGTCCCCAGGGATTGCAACTGGCGCTGCTGGTGCCGGAAGACGAATTGCTCGCCGATGCCTACCGCATGCGCTGGCAAGGGGCGTTGATTACGTTGGCCACATTGCTGTTGTGCCTGCCGCTGGGCTGGCTGACCTCGAGAATCCTGGTCAAACCCCTGCGCAAATTGGTGCAGGAAGCCGATGCCATTCGCAGTTTCAATTTCAATTTTCCGGTCTCCCGTCGCTCGCCGGTGCTCGAAGTCGACCAACTGAGCGTATCGATGACCCGCATGAAAGATACCCTGGCAAGTTTTTTCCAGATCACCGACAGCCTGAGCGCCGAGACCCGGTTTGCGCCCTTGCTGGAGCGGGTTTTGTTCGAAACCGTGAAAATCGGCCAGGCCCAGGCCGGTCTGATCTACCTCCGGGAAAATGACGGTGATCGCATGGAGCCTCACGGCCTGGTAATCGACGATATTTCACAGGCATTGCCGGCGTTCGACATTCGCGGCCACGAGCCTGGCGGCCCGCAAAGCCCCGCTTGGATGCTGCAACTGTCGAATGCCGACAATGTGGTGATCAATCTCGGTTTCGAACAGGCGGGGGATTTGCAGAAAGTGCTGCTGGCGATGGGGTGTCCGCGGGTGCACCTGATCGGTATCCGTCTGCACAATCGTCATAACGAAACCGTGGGCCTGTTGATCCTGTTGCTGGAGGATAGCGGCCACCAAAGCGATCTCGAGAAGCTTCGTCCGGACCGCATTGCGTTCCTTCAGGCCGTGTCCGGCGCGGCTGCCGTGAGTATCGAAAGTCAACGCCTGCAAGCCAAACAGAAACAGTTGCTGGACGCCTTCATTCAACTGCTGGCCGGCGCGATTGATGCCAAAAGCCCCTACACTGGCGGTCACTGCCAGCGCGTCCCGGCGCTGACCTTGATGCTCGCCCAGGCTGCCGCGACCAGTCAGGACCCCGCCTTCAGCGGTTATCAACCCACCGAAGACGAGTGGGAGGCGCTGCACATCGCTGCATGGCTGCATGACTGCGGCAAGGTCACGACGCCGGAATACGTCGTCGATAAAGCCACGAAGCTGGAAACCCTGAACGATCGCATTCACGAAATCCGCACCCGTTTCGAAGTGCTCAAGCGCGATGCCTGGGTCAGTTACTGGCAGGCCATTGCCCTGGGCGGTAACGAGCAGCACCTGGCTGAACTGCGCGACGCAACTCTGGTAGGGCTCGACGATGACTTCGCGTTTATAGCCCGTTGCAATCTGGGCGGCGAGGCGATGGCCGATGCCGATCTGCAACGTCTGCGCAGCCTGGCTCAACGGACCTGGACCCGAACCCTGGATGACCGATTGGGTGTTTCCTGGGAAGAGAATCGGCGCCAGGCGCAAACACCGGCACCGACGCTGCCGGCCAGCGAGCCGTTGCTGGCGGACAAACCCGAGCACCTGTTCGAACGCGCCGAGGCCGAACTGATTCCGGAAGACAATCCGTGGGGTTTCAAACTCGACGTGCCGCGCTACAAGTACAACCGGGGCGAACTCTACAACCTGAGCATTGCCCGGGGCACCTTGACTCGCGAGGAACGTTACATCATAAACCACCACATGGTGCAGACGATCCTGATGCTCAGCCACCTGCCCTTCCCCGCCCACCTCAACAACGTTGCGGAAATCGCTGGCGGCCACCACGAAAAAATGGACGGCACCGGTTATCCCAAGCAGCTGAAGCGTGAAGAAATGAGCCTGCCGGCGCGGATGATGGCGATTGCCGATATCTTCGAAGCGCTGACCGCCGCTGATCGCCCCTACAAGAAAGCCAAATCCTTGAGCGAAGCGCTGGGCATCATGGCCACCATGTGCCGGGATGCCCACATTGACCCTGAATTGTTCGGGCTGTTCATCAACGCCGGGATCTATCAGCAGTACGCCGACCGATTCCTTGATCCACAGCAGATCGACGCCGTGGATCCGGAAGGCCTGCTGGCCAAGGCTGGCCTCAAGGCATGATCAGCAATCGGTCAGGCGCAGGAAAATGGCCGCCAGTTTTTCAATGCCGGCTTGATCGTCAGCGGTAAACCGCGCGAGCTTCGGGCTGTCGAGGTCCAGCACGCCGATCAGGCGACCGTCCTTGACCAGCGGCACGACCAGCTCGCTGTTCGACGCGCTGTCGCAGGCGATATGTCCGGGGAAAGCGTGCACGTCTTCGACCAACTGCGTCTGCAATGTCGCCGCCGCCGTGCCACACACACCGCGACCGAACGGGATGCGCACACAGGCGATTTGCCCCTGGAACGGACCGAGCACCAGCTCTTCGTTGCGATTGAGGTAGAAACCGGCCCAGTTCAGGTCATCCAGTTGGTTATACAGAAACGCGGAAAACTGGGCGGCGTTGGCGATGAAGTCCCGCTCGTCCGCCAGCAAGGATTCCAGCTGAGCGTGCAGCATGCCGTAGCCTTCGAGGCCCTGGCCGCTTTGTTGTAAATCGATCATGCCTTGTGCTCCAACAGCTTGAGCCCGACCCAATAGCGGGCAAATTGATAGGCGCAACGTCCGTTGCGATTGCCCCGGCCGGTAGCCCAACGCACCGCGAGGATGTCCAGCTCTTCGTCACGCTGCCATTTCAGGCCGGCCTTGTCGGCCAACTGACCGATCCAGTGCTCGACCACATTGAGGAAGTGTTCCTGGGTAA
This DNA window, taken from Pseudomonas fluorescens NCIMB 11764, encodes the following:
- a CDS encoding HD domain-containing phosphohydrolase, encoding MPSPLRPDQRRFPLHVHISVMFTLLLLLTGVVLGIFNYRQTTQIILSSSEKLFERIEQDVRLDLHATYEPIHHLLSLLVYNPAAQATSLEQRLALLGPFSQSLKDNPDLASLYLGYDNGDFFMVRPLRTAALKTLLNAPGNAVYQVWSIERNGGPVHSQSLFFDQDLNLVSRQDNPDDTYDPRTRNWFSNARRDSDQIITEPYLFFSTHNVGTTLARRSGAHAILGADLTLAELSATLAKHVVTPSTEIVLFDAEGNAIAYPDSSKLIVDDQTARLSKAADLSPGLGALLNNPPTGNRLKAAGRQWIVARSRMQEGGPQGLQLALLVPEDELLADAYRMRWQGALITLATLLLCLPLGWLTSRILVKPLRKLVQEADAIRSFNFNFPVSRRSPVLEVDQLSVSMTRMKDTLASFFQITDSLSAETRFAPLLERVLFETVKIGQAQAGLIYLRENDGDRMEPHGLVIDDISQALPAFDIRGHEPGGPQSPAWMLQLSNADNVVINLGFEQAGDLQKVLLAMGCPRVHLIGIRLHNRHNETVGLLILLLEDSGHQSDLEKLRPDRIAFLQAVSGAAAVSIESQRLQAKQKQLLDAFIQLLAGAIDAKSPYTGGHCQRVPALTLMLAQAAATSQDPAFSGYQPTEDEWEALHIAAWLHDCGKVTTPEYVVDKATKLETLNDRIHEIRTRFEVLKRDAWVSYWQAIALGGNEQHLAELRDATLVGLDDDFAFIARCNLGGEAMADADLQRLRSLAQRTWTRTLDDRLGVSWEENRRQAQTPAPTLPASEPLLADKPEHLFERAEAELIPEDNPWGFKLDVPRYKYNRGELYNLSIARGTLTREERYIINHHMVQTILMLSHLPFPAHLNNVAEIAGGHHEKMDGTGYPKQLKREEMSLPARMMAIADIFEALTAADRPYKKAKSLSEALGIMATMCRDAHIDPELFGLFINAGIYQQYADRFLDPQQIDAVDPEGLLAKAGLKA
- a CDS encoding GAF domain-containing protein, which encodes MIDLQQSGQGLEGYGMLHAQLESLLADERDFIANAAQFSAFLYNQLDDLNWAGFYLNRNEELVLGPFQGQIACVRIPFGRGVCGTAAATLQTQLVEDVHAFPGHIACDSASNSELVVPLVKDGRLIGVLDLDSPKLARFTADDQAGIEKLAAIFLRLTDC